One genomic window of Cricetulus griseus strain 17A/GY chromosome 3, alternate assembly CriGri-PICRH-1.0, whole genome shotgun sequence includes the following:
- the Ctxnd1 gene encoding cortexin domain-containing 1, protein MEEPTPEPVYVDVDKGLTLACFVFLCLFLIVMIIRCAKVIMDPYSAIPTSTWEEQHLDD, encoded by the coding sequence ATGGAGGAACCCACTCCTGAGCCAGTCTATGTGGATGTGGACAAGGGGCTGACCTTGGCTTGCTTCGTTTTCCTCTGCCTGTTCCTCATAGTCATGATCATCCGCTGTGCCAAAGTCATCATGGACCCCTACAGTGCCATCCCCACATCCACCTGGGAGGAGCAGCACCTGGATGATTGA